The following are encoded together in the Oncorhynchus gorbuscha isolate QuinsamMale2020 ecotype Even-year linkage group LG03, OgorEven_v1.0, whole genome shotgun sequence genome:
- the LOC124032006 gene encoding msx2-interacting protein-like isoform X4: MFLIHFYAHPIGFSFFCSQSSVSLDCIWNCRSGYRCLKRTAESRDRAYDNNAYGHHERAGSSFDRQRHYDSDYYRDTRERMLNTGSGTASGGVGVGSAGVGGGVVGTCVSACGTGGGPGTVAGGSGGSSSVGVGYYRSHSRSPSHFDTPEPQYDTRTREPFILGSIDHMDLYQEEQGRHGDRSYHDSRSLSPHSSHSRNLSPQRVASPASWPPRSHSGTGSRSRSSSSNSVSSTSSSTSGSSDSSSSSDESPARSVQSAAVPTPSALALSAVEKDEPRKSFGVKVQNLPVRSTDTSLKDGLFHEFKKYGKVTSVQIHGALEERYGLVFFRQQEDQEKALGASKGKLFFGMQIEVIIWNGPGASTTETESENEYRPLDERIDEFHPKATRTLFIGNLEKTTSYHDLLNIFQRFGEIVDIDIKKVNGAPQYAFLQYCDIGSVCKAITKMDGEYLCNNRLKLGFGKSMPTTCVWLDGLASNITEQYLTRHFCRYGHVVKVVFDRPKGMALILYKNIEYAQAAVKETKGWKIGGNKIKVDFANQESQMAFYRSMQASGQDIRDFYEILSEGSDERRPQYEFAIERPFFDNNVRTPGGALIEDPRRKLPARSRESYTEWDPYQGDFYDPRYFDDPREYRDHRDPYEQDIRKYSYLQRERERERFETDRERDHGRRTIEHSQSPSHPNRPVSPTVSPSLSERLPSDSDRRICCRSSEQSGSCSSLSPPRFDKPDKEHPDRYNKSDKPEKERSFEVEHGIGGEKERRAGRKEKGEKEKGEKLRKFRLLSPSIPSPETDPELEREGSPGLRTKVSKFPPKEKEGSGKGQLDLPPCVVQLTRVKEKEGKSLGHAVLEKQKRGNDSIRLESPSTDQNSPPFHIKPQKGDIIKHRKVPKDKNMARLVEVVENDIKMKAKIHMKAGPGFDGSNSLDVDRLAARKRRFEESMLKTDRLKRASQEEEECGRLGLRKPAEEENEGDKSLLQIGVHKKEHCKAKSERLVTVFSPKDKQESDIVSMGMGLGLSLELQSRLGEPTEDETNPLDPPCLKIEFWGSKIHRSSSLMKISDDGSLDQDAFKVQPQEDNGGQGVGLYKSRGETEERLASDIDHSQSCQKQMEQSQWLWQKLEEPDKSDKTESPQGSNTEDFERFSLLHEVGKSRQDVTHDSPSNKRKKSDSFNFDLLSAKRERHYRSSQELNEDLCRSVTAFSGSGHFPSNEVYASQLSQSVTNKETKDSPKKEDKVYSHVDSLKYSLDVTPNSLSSPNTEFPKSKTTLLGCDEELLQRWESGIKSDFLRMDMTFPSSIVKRESIRKRLVRELEPGEVQSDSDHDGENKNHSTKPNTSLSSILREREERLTDLNFSGSLEKNKFYSFALDKTITPDTKALLERAKSLSSSREDNWSFLDRDSCFASLHSRSDKEKAESAPRPIPSWYMKKKKIHTDSEGKLDDKKEDPKAEDQQRQELFASRFLHSSIFEQDSRRLQHLERKDPDPKSGFGRHLSKQDSVEGQPEPGGVDLQEPIVLFHSRFLELQQRKETSRDHFPPEIENVDVVDKSEGEVQNEQQEGSSKVSEFMQKADIKSVGSSRILPISLFLPSPRAILPQQEKEAVLTSSSEQTVSPIKEEKVEHSRDLSPPQSPPLVEIQPPSSIVITPLRSVLSEAEVKVKPREELCEPKVTTDSNITVDHASFFDDKLPTPGASLSCFDAEAAEFPCSASPKIEDNMNMVKMEVQPRKPDSKDLDTPQKSEASHEVHMPVSEAEMKPAKPIRKQPKSKRAKPNVSETQILKHPETVVSEKPITRKSERIDREKMKRSSSPRGEISSEPITKSPVHVLDPENESSLFLGRTRRRNVRSVYATPSEGEAQPPGKEVVEYSRTTRKRAVDKEPVQQLQQDTLNTSTNTRRGRPSKSRRRGEDVSPVKGDSQKATEEDIDIKETVNTGEGLRMSEGWHSPRMQKVQTAQVSSPTGTSVGRRASRVDKQSESAPSTGEKSGDNTEEPEPKIKDESEEAGTLVEDAKQCVPTQKDKNLTDQIAKRLSEGDIERIESTYVEKRQKSEKSAKVKAPRLTQNAKLVTEDKSHCLRNFEIRVSVDDVKGLLCSGEDESESFETTVKKAKPETPDKEETRTQYLKEAAELSPEEKEVLLDPEPPVDPAAALLARQMELERAVENIAKLTVEKPIQPYKEPPAEPRTLLPPVTVETEGEKSANPASETELAAAIDSITAEDIPTDTDGFTAPPTYTALVPTPEPLVSPSADYVLEPEKHVIDPDPEMGVLIPSVKPLMPDDKASESSVSGASAQDDSPSPEAPKKTGKAVRAKTPKRSRGRKACINRKGETAEDVPEVETSPIKPTESIPEDMEIINSKAATATATVDVTCTMTVDTPKEAEQPAAEQPVPEESAFHASTKSPPHFKTLQLSAVAPALSSSLALKPYPTQLNVPPPCPGTMPVSPDWLSRSEESRIHATPAIQVNVVTPSAQAVTVLGNQSANPPMPPDTKASDIDPSSSTLRKILMEPKYVSASNSNAIPTTVLTTTLTDIRMSENENSSDTMTAWNKHLKDRTSPLIPHPTFQKPSPLTETQQNFGEKIVHSVISSPTTSVISRIPMPYDTEEAPRISLSNRNAGLSLPKQKFGSSMNENNRYHGVDAAEDLNSRGWSVVESTPYNTDSSPGLRVNTSQGVVVLSYSGQKTEGPQRISAKISQIPPASAVDIEFQQSVSKSQIKQEPLTPSHPSTPKGPLTPTGYGHPGVLLTGQSYNFQPVISTIKQESPGSDKSESSYHTGLQGSTVMMIQPKMIQQPVTSPQVLIYKKGLGVESIPMLADMAKAHQTSNLSPIMNPHHPSLTGNRMSPSPSTPTDQSVPHLKQEPYSPRTTGHSPFAKVCPPSNSMSPHGSSMVLHPGMPEMSLYISSMHHPHPEQSVIMTPVSHSVTQSVSMGRLSHGEIRINTPHLSGMNYGRRADFLPSSHTGPPQRSNMPAVIRDMVVQSHVGPTRGASDCSVEEDIRHYHHGLCRSSTPQLQSDVMMMQAEKRRGLHHAGLRLDQYSMASRDIRDIRDMRILMHHQLGEHTIAEGRQSQTPETGATSITNISAASNSPLVGKGMTQMGKETPKPLEANMSHPPHTESSRIMGVHSSVPVMVSPHHHPQGVQLIHPGGAGSFPVYRDMRGFHSQFSSHSSMGFNLASRGITPSQNADLSHRGMLSQSLSAGSLGGGCETKSDNSHLRHTTSMDLSHMPRIQRDTISPSYTSPMALSHKQELVLQKGPPVFMSSPPAAPLSSSSELRPEGKLGHSGYRSVDMVQLLTTYPIVWQGLLALKSDSVAVQLHFVSGNNVLAHHSLPPLEGGAPLRIAQRMRLEASQLEGVARRMMVENDYCLLLALPCGRDQEDVHSQTLLLKGGFITYLQKKQAAGIINVPNPGSNQPAYVVQIFPPCEFSESHLCRLAPDLLNSISSISPHLMIVIASV; encoded by the exons CAGTGATTCCAGTAGTTCGAGTGATGAGTCCCCAGCACGTTCAGTTCAGTCTGCTGCCGTCCCTACACCTTCAGCTCTGGCTTTATCTGCCGTTGAAAAGGATGAGCCTCGAAAAAGTTTTGGTGTCAAGGTTCAGAATCTTCCTGTGCGTTCTACAG ATACAAGTCTGAAGGATGGCCTGTTCCATGAGTTCAAGAAGTATGGGAAGGTGACTTCTGTGCAAATCCATGGAGCTTTAGAGGAGCGCTATGGACTTGTGTTCTTTCGCCAGCAAGAGGACCAGGAGAAGGCCCTTGGTGCATCAAAGGGGAAGCTGTTTTTTGGCATGCAAATTGAGGTCATCATCTGGAATGGCCCTGGTGCGTCCACAACTG AGACTGAAAGCGAGAATGAGTACCGGCCTCTGGATGAGAGGATAGACGAATTTCACCCCAAAGCCACACGAACTCTGTTTATTGGCAACCTGGAAAAGACCACCAGCTACCATGACCTTCTCAATATCTTTCAGCGTTTTGGGGAGATAGTG GATATTGACATCAAGAAAGTTAATGGTGCCCCTCAGTATGCCTTTCTACAGTACTGTGACATTGGCAGTGTTTGTAAGGCCATAACGAAGATGGATGGAGAGTACCTCTGCAACAATAGGCTAAAG CTGGGATTTGGAAAAAGCATGCCCACAACTTGTGTTTGGTTGGATGGTTTAGCCTCCAACATCACAGAGCAGTATCTCACTCGTCATTTCTGTCGTTATGGACATGTTGTCAAG GTTGTATTTGACAGACCCAAAGGAATGGCCCTTATCCTGTATAAAAACATTGAATATGCACAGGCCGCTGTCAAAGAGACCAAGGGTTGGAAGATTGGTGGCAACAAAATTAAG GTGGACTTTGCCAATCAGGAAAGTCAGATGGCTTTCTATCGCTCAATGCAGGCATCTGGGCAGGACATTCGCGACTTCTATGAAATCCTATCTGAAGGAAG tgaTGAACGCAGGCCTCAATATGAGTTTGCAATTGAACGGCCATTCTTTGACAACAATGTGCGAACACCTGGAGGAGCCTTAATAGAAGACCCCCGTCGCAAGTTACCTGCCAGGAGCCGCGAGTCCTACACTGAATGGGACCCATACCAGGGAGATTTCTATGACCCACGTTACTTTGATGACCCGCGTGAATACAGAGATCACAGAGACCCCTATGAGCAGGACATCCGCAAATACAGTTACTTGCAGAGGGAGCGTGAGAGGGAGCGCTTTGAAACAGACCGTGAACGTGACCATGGGCGGAGGACAATTGAACACAGCCAGAGCCCTTCTCACCCTAATCGCCCTGTCAGTCCTAcagtgtccccctctctctctgagcgtCTACCAAGTGACTCTGATCGCCGCATTTGCTGTAGATCCTCAGAGCAAAGTGGCAGCTGCAGTTCACTCTCACCTCCAAGATTTGACAAGCCTGACAAGGAACACCCTGACCGGTATAATAAGAGTGATAagccagagaaggagagatccTTTGAAGTTGAACATGGTATCGGCGGTGAAAAGGAAAGGCGGGCCGGGCGCAAGGAGAAAGGTGAAAAGGAGAAAGGCGAGAAGCTGAGGAAATTTAGGTTGCTATCTCCCAGTATTCCATCGCCTGAGACGGACCCTGAACTTGAAAGAGAAGGTAGTCCAGGCCTTCGAACCAAAGTCAGCAAGTTTCCTCCTAAGGAAAAAGAAGGCTCAGGCAAAGGACAGCTAGACCTACCACCTTGTGTGGTGCAGCTAACGCGTgtgaaggagaaggaaggaaaaTCGCTTGGTCATGCTGTCCTAGAAAAACAAAAACGTGGGAATGACAGTATTCGGCTTGAATCACCCTCAACTGACCAGAACAGTCCTCCCTTTCACATAAAGCCTCAAAAAGGAGATATAATCAAGCATAGAAAGGTGCCCAAAGACAAAAACATGGCAAGACTGGTTGAAGTTGTAGAAAATGATATTAAAATGAAAGCCAAAATACATATGAAAGCTGGCCCTGGGTTTGATGGTTCTAACTCTTTAGATGTTGACCGTCTAGCTGCACGAAAGAGGCGTTTTGAAGAATCCATGCTGAAGACCGATCGACTGAAGAGGGCCAGTCAGGAAGAGGAAGAGTGTGGTAGATTGGGACTCAGGAAGCCAGCTGAGGAGGAGAATGAGGGTGACAAGAGTCTATTGCAAATAGGGGTTCATAAGAAAGAGCATTGCAAGGCTAAATCTGAGAGACTTGTTACTGTTTTCAGTCCTAAAGATAAACAAGAGTCTGATATTGTCTCCATGGGAATGGGCCTTGGACTCAGTTTGGAACTTCAGTCACGACTTGGAGAGCCAACAGAAGATGAAACCAATCCATTAGACCCACCCTGTCTGAAAATTGAGTTTTGGGGATCAAAAATCCATAGGAGTTCAAGTCTCATGAAAATCTCTGATGATGGGAGTCTTGACCAGGACGCATTCAAGGTACAGCCGCAAGAAGACAATGGTGGGCAGGGTGTAGGACTATACAAAAGCAGAGGGGAGACTGAGGAACGACTTGCGTCTGACATTGACCACTCTCAGAGCTGCCAAAAACAAATGGAACAGAGCCAATGGCTTTGGCAGAAGCTAGAAGAGCCTGACAAATCAGACAAAACTGAAAGCCCACAAGGCAGCAACACAGAGGACTTTGAACGTTTCAGTCTGTTGCATGAGGTAGGAAAATCACGTCAAGATGTCACACATGATTCTCCATCTAACAAACGTAAGAAATCTGATAGTTTTAACTTTGACTTGCTAAGTGCTAAGAGAGAACGACACTACAGGTCTTCCCAGGAATTAAATGAAGACCTTTGCCGGAGTGTCACAGCCTTTTCTGGCTCTGGTCACTTTCCCTCAAATGAAGTGTATGCTTCCCAGTTATCACAATCAGTTACCAATAAAGAGACTAAAGACTCTCCTAAAAAAGAGGACAAAGTCTACTCGCATGTAGATTCATTGAAATACAGCTTGGACGTGACACCCAATAGTCTCAGTTCCCCGAACACAGAATTTCCTAAGTCTAAGACAACATTGCTTGGGTGTGATGAGGAGCTACTTCAACGATGGGAGAGCGGAATCAAATCTGACTTCCTCAGAATGGACATGACCTTCCCCAGTAGCATTGTGAAACGTGAAAGCATTCGCAAACGTCTTGTGCGTGAACTAGAGCCTGGAGAAGTACAGTCAGATTCAGATCATGATGGGGAGAACAAAAACCACTCCACTAAGCCCAACACTTCACTGTCCTCTATCCTCAGAGAACGTGAAGAAAGGTTAACAGACCTGAATTTCTCAGGCTCTCTGGAGAAGAATAAGTTTTATTCTTTTGCATTAGACAAGACTATAACTCCAGACACAAAAGCACTTCTTGAGCGAGCCAAGTCATTGTCTTCCTCAAGGGAGGATAATTGGTCCTTTCTTGACAGAGACTCTTGCTTTGCAAGTCTTCACAGTAGATCAGACAAAGAAAAGGCAGAGTCTGCACCACGACCTATCCCGTCTTGGtacatgaagaagaagaagattcaTACTGACTCTGAAGGTAAACTGGATGACAAAAAGGAGGACCCCAAAGCAGAGGATCAGCAACGGCAGGAGCTGTTTGCCTCTCGTTTTCTTCATAGTTCAATCTTTGAGCAAGATTCACGGCGATTGCAACATCTTGAGCGCAAAGATCCAGATCCTAAGTCGGGATTTGGTAGACATCTTTCCAAACAGGATTCTGTCGAAGGACAACCTGAGCCAGGAGGAGTGGACCTTCAAGAGCCCATAGTGCTTTTCCATAGCCGCTTTCTAGAGCTTCAACAACGGAAGGAGACCTCAAGGGACCACTTTCCACCAGAAATTGAAAACGTTGATGTGGTTGATAAGAGTGAAGGAGAAGTTCAGAATGAACAACAAGAAGGGTCTTCCAAAGTTTCAGAGTTCATGCAGAAGGCTGATATTAAATCAGTCGGCTCTTCTCGCATCCTACCAATTTCATTGTTTCTTCCTTCACCCAGAGCGATATTACCACAGCAGGAGAAAGAGGCTGTTTTAACGTCCTCATCTGAACAAACTGTCTCACCGATTAAAGAGGAAAAAGTGGAACATAGTCGTGATTTGTCCCCACCCCAATCTCCTCCACTAGTAGAGATCCAACCACCATCCTCGATTGTAATCACACCCCTACGGTCTGTCCTTTCAGAGGCTGAGGTTAAAgttaaacctagagaggaactatgTGAACCCAAAGTTACAACTGATAGCAATATTACAGTGGATCATGCATCTTTCTTTGATGATAAGCTTCCCACTCCTGGTGCCTCATTAAGTTGTTTTGATGCAGAGGCTGCCGAATTCCCTTGCTCTGCTTCCCCCAAGATTGAAGATAATATGAACATGGTAAAGATGGAGGTCCAACCACGGAAACCAGATTCTAAGGACCTTGATACACCTCAGAAATCTGAAGCTTCCCATGAGGTTCACATGCCTGTTTCAGAGGCTGAAATGAAACCAGCAAAGCCAATTCGCAAACAACCCAAGAGTAAAAGGGCTAAGCCAAATGTGTCCGAAACACAAATCCTGAAGCACCCCGAAACAGTTGTCTCTGAGAAACCAATTACTCGAAAGAGTGAGCGAATTGACAGAGAGAAAATGAAAAGGTCTTCATCTCCACGAGGAGAAATATCATCAGAGCCTATAACCAAGTCACCAGTTCATGTCCTTGACCCTGAGAATGAATCAAGCCTATTCCTCGGAAGGACTAGACGCCGAAATGTTCGGTCTGTTTATGCCACACCATCTGAAGGGGAGGCCCAGCCACCAGGTAAAGAGGTGGTGGAGTATTCCCGCACCACACGTAAACGTGCTGTTGACAAAGAACCAGTGCAGCAGCTGCAGCAGGACACATTGAACACATCTACTAACACAAGGCGAGGTCGCCCATCCAAGTCACGCAGGCGAGGGGAAGATGTGTCACCAGTGAAAGGAGACTCACAGAAAGCAACCGAGGAAGACATTGATATCAAAGAGACTGTGAACACTGGAGAGGGTTTAAGAATGTCTGAGGGGTGGCATTCACCCCGTATGCAGAAAGTGCAGACCGCTCAAGTGTCTTCACCTACTGGAACCTCTGTTGGCAGGAGAGCAAGTAGAGTAGACAAACAATCTGAGAGTGCACCATCAACAGGAGAGAAGTCGGGTGATAATACTGAAGAGCCTGAGCCCAAAATAAAAGATGAGTCTGAAGAAGCAGGGACATTAGTAGAGGACGCAAAGCAATGCGTGCCAACACAAAAAGACAAAAATCTAACTGATCAAATTGCAAAAAGGTTATCTGAAGGGGACATTGAGAGGATAGAATCTACCTATGTAGAGAAAAGACAAAAATCTGAAAAGAGTGCGAAAGTAAAAGCACCAAGGTTGACACAAAATGCCAAATTGGTGACAGAGGATAAATCGCATTGCTTGAGAAACTTTGAGATTCGTGTAAGCGTAGATGATGTGAAAGGGTTGCTTTGCTCTGGGGAGGATGAGTCTGAATCTTTTGAGACCACTGTTAAAAAGGCCAAACCAGAAACACCAGATAAAGAAGAAACAAGGACTCAGTATCTGAAAGAAGCAGCAGAACTCAGCCCAGAGGAAAAGGAAGTTCTATTAGACCCTGAACCACCGGTGGACCCAGCAGCCGCTCTTTTGGCACGTCAGATGGAACTGGAACGGGCAGTGGAGAATATTGCCAAACTTACAGTTGAGAAACCTATTCAACCCTATAAGGAACCACCTGCAGAGCCACGTAccctactgccccctgtcactgTAGAAACGGAGGGGGAGAAGTCTGCTAATCCTGCCAGTGAAACCGAACTGGCTGCTGCCATTGATTCCATTACTGCTGAAGACATACCTACTGATACAGATGGGTTCACAGCTCCTCCCACTTACACTGCACTTGTTCCTACCCCAGAGCCCCTGGTCTCCCCCTCTGCCGATTATGTTTTGGAACCAGAAAAACACGTTATTGACCCAGACCCAGAGATGGGAGTTCTGATTCCCAGTGTCAAGCCCTTGATGCCAGATGATAAAGCCTCTGAATCATCTGTTTCTGGGGCCTCTGCCCAAGATGATTCCCCTTCACCAGAAGCACCCAAGAAAACAGGGAAAGCAGTCAGAGCTAAGACTCCAAAGAGGTCCAGGGGACGAAAGGCTTGTATCAACAGGAAGGGAGAGACTGCAGAAGATGTACCAGAAGTTGAAACCTCCCCTATCAAGCCAACAGAGTCCATTCCTGAAGACATGGAAATAATCAACTCTAAGGCAGCTACTGCTACAGCAACAGTGGATGTCACATGCACCATGACCGTGGACACCCCTAAGGAGGCAGAACAACCTGCTGCGGAACAACCCGTACCTGAAGAATCTGCCTTTCACGCTAGCACCAAGAGTCCTCCTCATTTCAAAACGTTACAACTATCAGCAGTAGCCCCtgctctttcttcatcccttgcGCTCAAACCATATCCAACCCAATTGAATGTCCCTCCACCCTGCCCCGGCACAATGCCTGTTTCACCAGACTGGCTTTCCAGATCTGAAGAAAGTAGAATTCATGCTACTCCTGCAATTCAAGTTAATGTAGTCACTCCCTCTGCACAAGCAGTAACTGTACTTGGGAACCAGTCAGCAAATCCACCCATGCCTCCTGATACTAAGGCATCGGATATTGACCCTAGCTCCAGCACTCTAAGAAAGATCCTCATGGAGCCGAAATATGTATCAGCATCAAACAGCAATGCCATCCCTACTACAGTCTTAACGACAACGCTGACAGACATTCGCATGTCAGAGAATGAGAACTCGTCTGACACAATGACAGCTTGGAACAAGCATCTTAAAGACAGAACCTCGCCTTTGATACCACATCCCACTTTTCAAAAACCTTCCCCGCTCACAGAGACCCAGCAGAACTTTGGAGAGAAGATAGTCCATTCAGTAATTTCTTCGCCTACTACCTCTGTCATCAGCCGGATTCCAATGCCCTATGATACTGAGGAAGCACCTCGAATCTCCCTAAGTAACCGTAATGCTGGCCTATCTTTACCCAAACAGAAATTCGGATCAAGTATGAACGAGAACAATCGTTACCATGGAGTGGATGCGGCAGAGGATTTGAACAGCAGAGGATGGTCTGTAGTTGAGAGCACACCCTACAACACAGACTCCAGTCCTGGCCTCAGGGTGAATACATCACAGGGTGTGGTAGTACTAAGTTACTCAGGGCAAAAAACAGAGGGACCTCAACGGATCAGCGCCAAAATTAGCCAGATCCCACCAGCCAGTGCAGTTGACATAGAGTTCCAGCAGTCTGTCTCTAAATCTCAGATTAAGCAAGAACCGCTTACCCCATCCCATCCTTCCACCCCCAAGGGACCCCTGACACCCACAGGGTACGGACACCCTGGGGTACTCTTAACTGGCCAGTCATACAATTTTCAGCCTGTCATCTCCACTATTAAGCAGGAGAGTCCTGGTTCTGACAAGTCAGAGTCGTCATATCACACTGGACTTCAGGGTAGCACAGTAATGATGATTCAACCAAAGATGATTCAACAACCGGTCACAAGTCCTCAAGTATTGATATACAAGAAAGGGCTTGGAGTAGAATCTATACCAATGCTGGCGGATATGGCAAAGGCACACCAGACATCCAACCTCAGTCCAATCATGAATCCACATCACCCATCTTTGACTGGAAACCGTATGAGTCCTAGTCCCAGTACCCCAACTGATCAGTCAGTCCCACACCTCAAGCAAGAGCCCTATTCCCCTAGAACAACAGGCCACTCACCTTTTGCCAAAGTTTGCCCTCCCAGCAACTCAATGTCCCCCCATGGCAGCTCTATGGTTTTGCATCCTGGTATGCCTGAGATGTCTCTGTACATCTCCAGTATGCACCACCCCCACCCAGAGCAATCTGTTATCATGACCCCAGTGTCGCATAGCGTCACCCAGTCAGTGTCTATGGGTCGCCTCTCTCACGGCGAGATCAGGATCAACACCCCACACCTTTCTGGAATGAATTACGGAAGACGGGCGGATTTCCTACCATCTTCCCACACTGGGCCCCCTCAGCGCTCCAACATGCCAGCCGTGATCAGAGACATGGTGGTGCAGTCCCACGTGGGCCCCACTCGGGGAGCCTCAGACTGCAGCGTCGAGGAGGACATAAGGCACTACCACCATGGGCTGTGCAGATCCTCtacaccccagctccagtcagaTGTGATGATGATGCAGGCAGAGAAACGGAGAGGGCTGCATCACGCAGGTCTACGTCTGGACCAGTACAGCATGGCCTCCCGAGACATCAGAGACATACGGGACATGCGCATCCTGATGCACCATCAGCTAGGAGAGCACACCATCGCAGAGGGACGTCAGTCACAAACTCCTGAGACAGGAGCAACCTCAATTACCAACATCTCTGCTGCTTCCAATAGTCCCTTGGTTGGAAAAGGCATGACACAGATGGGGAAGGAGACTCCCAAACCATTGGAAGCAAATATGTCTCACCCACCTCATACCGAGAGCAGCAGGATCATGGGGGTCCATTCATCCGTCCCTGTTATGGTatctcctcatcatcatcctcaagGGGTTCAGTTGATTCATCCAGGCGGCGCTGGCTCCTTCCCAGTGTACAGGGATATGCGGGGCTTCCACTCCCAGTTTTCCAGTCACTCTTCGATGGGATTTAACCTGGCTTCCCGCGGCATCACACCTTCCCAG AATGCTGATCTCAGCCACAGGGGAATGCTGTCTCAGTCACTATCTGCTGGGTCACTTGGTGGAGGATGTGAAACCAAATCGGACAACTCCCACCTCCGTCACACAACCTCCATGGACCTATCTCACATGCCCCGGATACAGAGGGACACCATTTCACCCTCTTATACATCTCCCATGGCTCTCTCCCACAAGCAAGAGCTAGTTCTGCAGAAGGGCCCACCAGTCTTCATGTCGAGCCCTCCAGCAGCACCCCTCTCAAGTTCCTCGGAGTTGCGCCCTGAGGGTAAACTGGGGCACTCAGGATACCGGTCCGTCGATATGGTGCAGCTTTTAACG ACATATCCCATAGTGTGGCAAGGCCTGCTGGCACTGAAGAGTGACTCAGTTGCCGTGCAGCTCCACTTTGTCTCTGGCAACAATGTGCTGGCTCACCACTCACTGCCGCCCCTGGAGGGAGGTGCCCCACTCCGCATTGCACAGAGGATGAGACTGGAAGCGTCCCAGCTGGAGGGCGTGGCTCGCAGGATGATG GTGGAGAATGACTACTGCCTCTTGCTAGCTCTGCCATGTGGACGAGATCAGGAGGACGTTCACAGCCAGACCCTTCTCTTGAAAGGAGGCTTCATCACCTACCTACAGAAAAAACAGGCAGCTGGGATCATCAACGTCCCCAACCCCGGCTCTAATCAG CCGGCATATGTGGTGCAGATTTTCCCACCGTGTGAGTTCTCAGAGAGCCACCTGTGCCGGCTTGCCCCCGACCTTCTCAACAGTATCTCCAGCATCTCCCCTCACCTCATGATTGTCATTGCCTCCGTGTAA